The Mauremys reevesii isolate NIE-2019 linkage group 19, ASM1616193v1, whole genome shotgun sequence genomic sequence AGCAACCAGGTGATGGGGCCCCAGCCCATGGCATAACCTGGTGGGAGAAAAGGGAGAGATCAGGGGAAAAGCAGAGGACCATAGAGGGTAGGGAGTGGAAAAGTTCCCTGCCAATCCCTGACCCGTGACTGCTCCTAGTTCCGTTTCAACCGGCCACTCTACCAAGACTAGCGGGTTTTCAAAGTGAGGGATCCATCTCCACACCCAGCCCTTGCTGATCACAGCCCCTAAGTGGTGGTGATATTCATGTGACAAAAACATTCAGCCTGTGCCTCTGGTCCTCTCCTCTGCCTATACCACTGGTTCCAACACCCAGACCTCTGAGGGGCTCCACATGAACACTGTTTTCCCAGAGAAAtatttccttcctgccccagtccctgccccagcgtgGAACCTCCCCAGCTCATATCACACCAGCCAAGGATGGTTAGTCCCGGTTGGGGGACACCTCTGCAGCTGGAATATGGATTGTAGCTTCAGTTCATACCCATTATAAAGAGCATGGTAGCCACCAGAGGGATGAGGGTGATGTAGCCGGAGGGCTCTGCAGTAAGGCTTTCTGGGCTCACTAGGGTCCCGTTAACGATGGCCGTGGTAGAGTTGTGAGAAGGCAGCGACGTGTAGTGGATGTAGAGCCCCAGGATCAGGTTTGAGGCAAACATGATCCCAGCTGTTAACAGAGAACGAGAATATAGAAACAAAAAGGCGAAATGAAGAGCTTAGGCCCAATTTTCCTCCCAGCCCCTTCAGTGAAGCTCCAGCGTGttccatggagttactcctggtttacacaGGCCTGAGAGCGGGAGTCAGACCCGCTGGTGAGCTGTGTCGTCCCCCTCACTCCGCTCTAGCACTCAAAGGAAACAAGCCACTGGGGCACCACATGGCTGCACCATCGCATGAATTAGCGCCCTGGGAGACAACACTATGGAATTTGGGGCTAGACATACCCGATACGAAGAGAAGAATTTTCCTCCCGGCTTTGTCCATAGAGAAAGCGGCGATGAGCACAGACGCCAAGCGAACTCCCCCTACGATAGCTGCATCGTACTCTGGCTTCtacagtaaaaacaaacaaacaaaaaactaggCAAGCGAGAAGCAAGATCTGAGGCAGTGCAGGTTCCTGCTTGCATCACCTTCAGTCGTAGCCGTGAAACCTGGCTCCTGTTATTTCTGTGAAAGCCACAGAAGAATGGTTCCTTTAGTTAGACCAGCTGCATGGGGTAACGTTCGACTGGTGCGTGTGTTTGCATCCCACTGTTGCCCTCCAATGGCTGGAACATCAGATCTGCTGGAGTATGGGGCTGTCACCCACATCCGcctaggaattttgccattagcTCCAATGCTAAAAGCCTGGGACTTGGAAGCTGAAGGTCCCAAGTTCTGTCCACCGTGTTCTGTGAGTGAATTTCCACTGGCGATCATGGAGTCCACTGTCCATGGCCATGGCTTTGGGACAGCAGGGGGCCAGACGTGGCCAGAGACAACGCCCCCTGGGAAGCCTGGcgtctccctggctgcagtgcacaGAGAGGAGGCTCTGCTTCGTATATGATTTTCTCTACAGGGATAATAGGTTCTTTGCCTTTAACTCAAGAAAGGTttgctcttccccatcccagtgcatgctgggagcaaAGAGGAGAGAGGCAGAAGGCTTGGCAGGAGGAGTGAAGAGGGCCGACGTGCTGAGCAGGGCAGTGTGGGTCAGAGAGCCATGTCCTGTCAAACCCAGCACTGGACAGAACAGCAAAGGGGAATCTCATCTTCACTCTGCCCATGAGCTGGGTTTGATGCAGGCACCCAGCAATCACCACGGACGTTTTCCTGGGTGAAATGCACCTGACTGGAACCAGCACATCAGCACTAATGCCATTAAACTGTTCCACAGCAGACTGAGGCGGCTGAACGGGGAAGCCGTCCTGCCCCCAGGGTAGGGCATAGCATTGGGGGAGCATTGGCCAATACTCCAATACAAATACTTTGTGTTTACTAGAACCCATGTGCCTCTCACACCCCCCTCCATGCCTGTGCCATTGGGGATGACCTGTGTAGCCTCTACAGGCTCAGAATGACATGGGGGGTAGGGCTGACCTACATTTTGCaaggtgactagtgattttgagcaTCTCAATTTATTGGTGCCCTACCTGAGACTCCTTAGAGGGGCCTGGTTTTCCAGGGCTGGGTGCTCAGCGCCTTCTTTACAACCAGCCCCCTTTAAGCTGTCTCAGGTTGGgccccccaaatcactagtcacttgaaTATTTAGGCCATGGAGCAAAGAGCCATAGGATctggttggggattggtcctgctttgagcagggggttggactagatgacctcctgaggtcccttccaaccctgagattctataatCCCTGAAGAGGTGGGCTATTGGGTTCAGTCTCCTGCAGTGGGGCCAGTACCCGAGGCTTTAGCTGAAAATTAAAACGCTCTCTCTGTTGTTACGTGATTGACTGGAAATGGAAAGTCAGGTCCCCCGTGGGACTTACCAATATCACAGCTGTGCTCTGAAATATCGTCTGCAAATACACCAGGATGGGGGTGACGCCCGAGAGCTGCTGCAGGAACCTCATTAGCACCGCGATCAGGATTGGCTTGTAAATGAACGGGTCTTTGATCTCCGCGCAAGAAATCCGTTTGCTCTAGACACACAGAGAGAGTGGAAAGGTAAACACGCGTTTGCACCAATGGGGCCAGAGCTGGCACCTAAAGAACAGAGCAAATGAATGGTGAGAAGTCCTGGGTCGTTTTCATCCCTTGGTTTCCAAGCTCTGCTCAATGGTGGGGAAGTGTCATTACCCCATTATAGAGAGAGgcaagtgatgtgcccaaggacatgCAGCAAGTGTGTGGCAGggctggaaacagaacccaggtgtcctgaggcCCCATACTTTGGGCCACGCTGCTTCTCCCAGTCAGGCACAGGTTCAGGGTGGTGCTTACAGTCtatgggagctggaggggggaaaaggaggcGGCGGTTCTAATGTTCTCTTGTTTGAATTCCCAGCATGCCCCAGTTCAGCAGCCCCATCCCACCGCACCTGTTGCCTCACGCTTTCTTTGATTTGCTCAAATTCCCGGTGGAAATCTGTGTTCTGTCCCCGGAGCCAGCGCAGCACCCCGACTGCCTCGTCGTCCTTCCCCTTCGAGATGAGGAAACGGGGCGAGTTGGGCATGAAGCAGAGCAGGATGATCATAGTGAGAACCGGCACTTCCCCGGCCACGGCCAGCCAGCGCCAGGAGAGCTTCAGgcctgtgggaagcagcggcagGATGTTAAAGGCAGGGCTGCTTGGGAAATGAtcctcccctctttcccccccccccaaaaaaagttttgattcaaataaaaaaattggtttaattaaaaaataattttgtgtgtgtttttgtcaaaaaaaaaaacaaaacccaaaacctCACAACATTTTCAGCTattgaaattttttttgtttttcaacaaaaacatCGAAATTTGGGACACAATGgccatttttcatgaaaaattctgtttggaaaagccattttccatcagaaaaagtGTTTCAATGGAAAAATTTCAACCCACTCTAGCTAGACGGCAGCTGGCTAGACCTTCCTTTCTCTGCAGAACCCCATCCCAGCACTCCCAACAGACCAGGGGCCCATCGAATGTGGAGTCCTGCCTCCAGCAGCTGGCAGCACCCAATAGAAATGGAGAAAAGTCCCTCCATGGCCAGCTGTTCTGGGCTTCACACAGTGGTGGGAATAATCTTTCTTTGCTCTTGATGATGCCGGGACTGAGGTGCTGAGTCATTGTAGTAACAATATAATTGCTACAAATCTACCCACGCTGGTCATATGGTCATTATCTGTACTCATCTGAccgtgggtttttcccatgtctCCTCTGTTGAATCTTGACCCTTCATTCTACAGTCTCTTGCCAAGATGCTCCTGCAATGCACACTCATCCCTTATGGTGACCTTAGCTGGGTGGTCATCCAGGCTTCCCCTGGAGTTTCCACTAGGTTCTGCCTCTTTTCATTCACATGTTCATGACTTGCCCAGTGATGGACCCACCCCCCAGAATACCGAAGGAAACCGGCCTCTGTGGTGTGTACTTGCCCAGGGCATAGAGAACGAGGGAGCCAAGGACAGCCATGATCTGAGGGCAGGCGCCCAAAGCTCCTCTGACCCCAGGGTGGGAGATCTCGGAGATATAGACCTAGAAGAGAGTAACCCCAGGGTtacggggcaggaagaggtgtgtgtcactccccgaACTCTGCAGCGTGCCTGCCAGGGGCGTCCTGGGAAAAGCCAACGTGAAAGCAGGAGCACCGTTTTAAATGAGTCGTCTTTGCCGTTGTGGCAAGAAACGGGGCAAGGCCACAGCCCGGTTATTTTCAGTCTTGCCCAATTCCTGCCTTCCCTATTTTAAGCCACCCCGAGCTGATCTTACTGTCAATGCATCCTGTATGTAGGAGGAAGTAACTGTGGGGAGGACGGCAGCACAGGGCAAAGACCAGCTTTTCATTTCCTCTGTGGGCGTGCGCGTCTAGCGGTGCGGAAAGGTACCGACTGACAGCTCTCAGGGCCCTAGTTCTCTCCTTATCCAGAGCACAaactgtccccctccctccctgcgtcTCCCCCAGACCCGGAGGAACCAACTGGGCAAGTAAGACGGGAGCTCAGTGGTCAGGCCCATTGAATGCTTGACCTCGGTGCAGCGATTGCCGGCGGGAGGGAGGGCACCCTTGGGAGAAGCACCCAACTCATTGCACACAGGCTGCCCAATTGCCACTGAGTAACAGGGCACTGTGGGTTTGGTGCCTGGCAAGGAAGGTCACCTGTGTGCCATTACCAAGCCCCTAGCAGGCACCTGACCCCCTGTGACGTTCCAGGCCGTGAGTTACtatagcagcagcagggcctggtTATTGCAGCCCAACTCCCAAGGCCTGGCCGGGGTAAACGTGACCCCTGATTAAATTTGGGAGCCCTGTCTCCAGCCGTGATCTAATGCCCCGAGgagcggagggggcggggctaggagCCGTTGCGCCGTTAACTCATTGAACTTCGTTACCGGGATGGATGCCGCCGTCACGCCGCCTGCGTAGCCCGTCAGCAGTCGCcccagcagcagcatccagacTCCCTGGGCACTGCCCATGAAGGCGTATCCGACAGCAGACGGGACGGCTGAGAACATGATGCTCAGCTTCCGACCCAGGCGGTCATTCAGGAGCATGGCGCTGAGCCCCCCGGCGGCAGCGCCCAGCGTGAACACGGACTGCAAAAGGAGGGTGCGTGGGAGGTACATGGCGGCTCTGTGCCCTCCCATGGCAATTCGGGGGGACAGCCTGGCCTGAGTGCCTGGAATGGCCAAACTCCCACGGCAGCGTGGCTCTGAGTCACTGTCAGATTTGCAAACCTCTATCGGGTTGAGCTGCCGTTTCCTACCAATCCTTTCAGgccttcctgtgtaaccttgcCAGAGCCATGGAaatttccttccccccacatGACTGCCATTCCATTCCTTCCCCCTTCAGAGCCCCGCCATCACCAGCCACATGGTGGCACCCTGGAGCGACATACGCACATTTTACCCTTTCACCATCACCGGGATCTACGGTTTCAAAGGCGCCTGGTGACTGGGGGTCTCACTTTTTGGGCAGCCCACCTTGAGATTCCTAAAAAGGGAGCCTGATttccagaaagtgctgagcactcaccctctgaaaaacaggccCTTCAAAGGGTCTCGGGTTGGGACTGACTAGTCACTTCCTTGTGGAACTGCAGGGCTCTTTAACCCAGGATTTCCCAGCACTGGATCAGCATGAATCGCTTCTCACAGCGCAGCTGCCGTGTGTGCTGTTCCCCTCAGCGGGGTGACGTGCCACGGAGGCAGAGGAAAACGCCCCTTCTTACCCCAAACCAGGATTCCTCCACCCGGTTGATTTTCAAGGCGGGGATGTTGGATGTTTCCAAGGCAGGGATCACAGGGGACGTGTAAACCAGCGCGTACCCGAAATTGAAGTTCCCCAGGACGGCAGCGAAAGCTGCTAGAAAGAGCCGCTTGTTTTGAAGGGTTCTGTAGGAGAAAGACAGGACAAGAGAGGGAGCAGGAAAGAGAGGAAGGGGTGTTTGGGGGTTGTGGGTGTATTAGGCTAACATTTCTCTCAACGCAATAAAGAATGAGATCAAGCCCTATTTATCCCAAAGGATTTTCCTCACTAGGCTCCCAGGCACTTCTGTTGTACCACCACCAAACCCTGCTTTACCTTCGGCCCCTCTTTTCCAGCCCTCCTTGATTTTGTTGGTTACAGATTCTGGAGCGTGCTGGTGGGATGGGCTTGTCAACGGCCGTGTGGAGCCCTGAGCGGCGCCTGGGGACCGGGGCGCTTTATACATGACGTTATTATTAATGCATAACTATAGTCCCTTGTAAATAGTGGGCCTTTTTGTAAGCTGGCCCACTGTGAGTGGGAGACCAGGACCTTGTGGGTTATAAGGGGGTGGGAA encodes the following:
- the SLC2A6 gene encoding solute carrier family 2, facilitated glucose transporter member 6; translation: MDASIQKPLLGAPGSAYQTFPQRNAHQLDREYIRTLQNKRLFLAAFAAVLGNFNFGYALVYTSPVIPALETSNIPALKINRVEESWFGSVFTLGAAAGGLSAMLLNDRLGRKLSIMFSAVPSAVGYAFMGSAQGVWMLLLGRLLTGYAGGVTAASIPVYISEISHPGVRGALGACPQIMAVLGSLVLYALGLKLSWRWLAVAGEVPVLTMIILLCFMPNSPRFLISKGKDDEAVGVLRWLRGQNTDFHREFEQIKESVRQQSKRISCAEIKDPFIYKPILIAVLMRFLQQLSGVTPILVYLQTIFQSTAVILKPEYDAAIVGGVRLASVLIAAFSMDKAGRKILLFVSAGIMFASNLILGLYIHYTSLPSHNSTTAIVNGTLVSPESLTAEPSGYITLIPLVATMLFIMGYAMGWGPITWLLMSEILPLKARGVASGLCVLVSWLTAFALTRFFLLVVRDFGLEVPFLFFAVICAGNLLFTGCCVPETKGRSLEQIESYFRTGRRSIMRNHI